The Leishmania donovani BPK282A1 complete genome, chromosome 8 genome has a segment encoding these proteins:
- a CDS encoding cyclopropane-fatty-acyl-phospholipid syntahse, which translates to MENRPHEDSESKEAAAAALLSRESYESVQRLSKCPSDLPSSENRYEVIAAAMKGDDHGMGGSTSRVVNYGGPHGNGSLFSMSKAEYAKLEKREAKYLRIAQKILSACGITIGGDKPYDMVVHNPMLFRRVIRKGSLGLGEAYMEGWWDTRDFYALDNFFKRILQSGIEYYFPDNAKDMLNIIRAKVHNPQTKSKSRRVGMQHYDIGNEFFRNMLGPRMQYSCAYWEKHVGSAEDHMIKPVETLDEAQELKLHMIGEKLRLRPGMEVLDCGCGWGALAAFLSEKYSVKVTGITISEEQREGAARLVKDDPNVTILNRDYRDATFDRKFDRIVSVGMFEHVGPKNYKTFFKHMRRLLRDDDPEAVLLLHTIGSKTTMSSADQWYLKYIFPGGCLPSISSIGKGIEAYFVMEDLHNFGFFYGLTLLAWRSNFLVHWNKSTESTKPGADAFFRMFYYYLSSSAGAFEARDLQLWQVVLSPKGTPGYVSVYRP; encoded by the coding sequence ATGGAAAACCGGCCACACGAGGACTCCGAATCgaaggaagcggcagcggcggcgctcttgTCGCGTGAATCGTACGAATCCGTGCAGAGGCTGTCGAAGTGCCCCAGCGACTTACCCAGCAGCGAGAACCGCTACGAggtcatcgccgccgccatgaaGGGTGACGACCACGGCATGGGCGGCAGCACGAGCCGCGTAGTCAACTACGGTGGCCCGCACGGCAACGGAAGCCTGTTCAGCATGAGCAAGGCGGAGTACGCGAAgctggagaagagggaggccaAGTACTTGCGCATCGCCCAGAAGATCCTGAGTGCTTGTGGCATTACCATTGGCGGCGATAAGCCATACGACATGGTCGTGCACAACCCGATGCTGTTCCGCCGCGTTATCCGCAAGGGCAGTCTTGGCCTCGGTGAGGCCTACATGGAGGGTTGGTGGGACACCCGCGACTTCTATGCCCTGGACAACTTCTTCAAGCGCATTCTGCAGAGTGGGATCGAGTACTACTTTCCAGATAACGCCAAAGACATGCTCAACATCATCCGCGCCAAGGTGCACAACCCGCAAACCAAGTCGAAGAGTCGCAGGGTGGGTATGCAGCACTACGACATCGGCAACGAGTTCTTTCGAAACATGCTGGGGCCGCGCATGCAATACAGCTGCGCGTATTGGGAGAAGCACGTCGGCTCCGCCGAAGACCACATGATTAAGCCGGTGGAGACGCTGGACGAGGCGCAGGAGCTAAAGCTGCACATGATTggcgagaagctgcgcctgcgtccAGGGATGGAGGTGCTTGATTGTGGCTGTGGGTGGGGCGCTCTGGCGGCGTTTCTGAGCGAGAAGTACAGCGTGAAGGTGACAGGCATCACGATCtccgaggagcagcgcgagggtGCCGCGCGTTTGGTGAAGGACGACCCGAACGTGACTATCCTCAACCGCGACTACCGCGACGCCACCTTCGACCGCAAGTTTGACCGCATCGTGAGCGTCGGCATGTTCGAGCACGTTGGCCCCAAGAACTACAAGACCTTTTTCAAGCACATGCGCCGTCTActgcgcgacgacgaccCGGAAGCAGTTCTGTTGCTGCACACCATCGGCAGCAAGACGACCATGAGCAGCGCCGATCAGTGGTACCTCAAGTACATTTTTCCAGGCGGCTGTCTGCCGAGCATTTCGAGTATTGGCAAGGGCATCGAGGCGTATTTTGTCATGGAGGACCTGCATAACTTCGGCTTCTTCTATGGCTTGACGCTGCTTGCCTGGCGCTCGAACTTTCTCGTTCACTGGAACAAGTCGACCGAGAGCACGAAGCCCGGCGCGGATGCGTTTTTTCGCATGTTCTACTACTAcctgagcagcagcgctggcgccttCGAGGCACGTGACCTTCAGCTGTGGCAAGTGGTCCTGAGCCCGAAGGGGACACCTGGGTACGTCAGCGTGTACCGGCCGTAA
- a CDS encoding translation initiation factor-like protein, with protein sequence MIREAGRQRRRNADSDESSSEDEQQQTTTTVQETTAAAPPARVRAKAPAAAVVSAPSMTLHADPTATQVTAPSAVSAETTNSEGGSNEDAPSSAAAAAPSNEFSEEMEAIDYDALTYAALLDIMNRASRPAIEELMAQKEQQVESTMQQQQNQRVERFLDVATTSSAAAAEANGSGAEEEAAEGYRYNTMLTRLFEALNRNNEGSAMTERNQLPVPILERMGKKKTVIANFGRICDAFHRPMEDVKDFIEKELSIRGNLDSNNALILKFEIRKQTDFDRVLIKYLDEYVKCNSCHRIDTTLTKDGRRLELRCNVCTATRTVTAAGTATFSAQIEKRSRQRAAMIL encoded by the coding sequence ATGATACGTGAAGccggccgccagcgtcgtcgcaacgccgacagcgacgagagcagcagcgaggatgagcagcagcagacgacCACGACTGTGCaggagacgacggcggcagcgcctccagcccgcgtgcgcgcgaaggcgcctgccgcggctgtggtGAGCGCGCCGAGCATGACGCTGCACGCCGACCCGACGGCAACCCaggtgacggcgccgtccgcgGTCTCGGCGGAGACGACGAACTCGGAGGGCGGCTCGAACGAGGATGCCCCATCctcggccgcggccgcggcgccgtccaaCGAGTTCTCTGAAGAAATGGAGGCGATCGACTACGACGCGCTGACGTatgccgcgctgctcgacATAATGAATCGCGCAAGCCGCCCGGCGATTGAGGAGCTGATGGCGCAGAAAGAGCAGCAAGTGGAGTCGAcaatgcagcagcagcagaaccaGCGTGTGGAGCGCTTCCTCGacgtggcgacgacgagctcggccgccgcggcggaggcgaacggcagtggcgccgaggaggaggcagcggagggcTACCGCTACAACACGATGCTGACGCGCCTCTTCGAGGCTCTGAACCGAAACAATGAAGGCAGCGCCATGACGGAGCGCAACCAGCTGCCGGTGCCCATCCTGGAGCGTATGGGTAAGAAGAAGACGGTTATCGCCAACTTTGGTCGCATCTGCGACGCCTTTCACCGCCCCATGGAGGACGTGAAGGACTTTATTGAGAAGGAGCTGTCCATCCGCGGCAACCTCGATAGCAACAACGCGCTCATTCTCAAGTTTGAGATCCGCAAGCAGACGGACTTCGATCGTGTGCTAATCAAGTACCTCGATGAGTACGTGAAGTGCAACTCGTGCCACCGCATTGACACCACGCTCACCAAGGATGGCCGTCGTCTGGAGCTGCGCTGCAACGTGTGCACTGCGACGCGCACGGTCACGGCCGCCGGCACGGCCACGTTCAGCGCTCAGATCGAGAAGCGCTCTCGCCAGCGTGCCGCCATGATCCTGTGA